From Neobacillus sp. PS2-9, the proteins below share one genomic window:
- a CDS encoding P1 family peptidase: MEERKRVSELGIKIGRFPTGLNNAITDIPGVKVGHETVITDIQEGQGPARTGVTVILPNEDIYNQRIFANSHVINGAGEMTGMVQMKEWGIIETPIALTNSMNVGIVSDGIIEYMTQRYPELGETEDIVLPIVAECDDSFLNNPRGRHVKQEHVLSAIRKATSGKVEEGSVGSGTGMSCFEFKGGIGTSSRVILDQYTIGTLVMTNFGKRRDFLLNGASVGEQLLEYMPKSHVPEGSIIIVIGTNAPLLPHQLGRLAKRAALGLGKVGSKAYHGSGEISLAFSTGNHLKRGEDSEVLNLIMLNDQFLNDLFEAAIDCVEESILNAIFKAKTVSGRNGNTLYEIPIAKIMKTFATR, from the coding sequence ATGGAAGAAAGAAAACGAGTGAGTGAGTTAGGAATAAAAATAGGGAGATTTCCAACTGGCCTTAACAACGCTATTACAGATATCCCTGGTGTAAAAGTGGGACACGAAACGGTTATTACTGACATACAGGAGGGGCAAGGTCCGGCGCGAACAGGTGTAACGGTGATTCTGCCGAATGAAGATATTTACAATCAACGTATATTTGCTAATAGCCATGTGATTAATGGTGCAGGTGAAATGACCGGTATGGTACAAATGAAAGAATGGGGCATCATCGAAACACCAATTGCCCTTACTAACTCTATGAATGTAGGGATTGTCAGTGATGGAATCATTGAATATATGACACAAAGATATCCCGAACTAGGAGAAACGGAGGATATTGTGCTACCCATAGTAGCAGAGTGTGATGATAGTTTTTTGAATAATCCTCGTGGTAGACATGTGAAGCAAGAACATGTTTTATCAGCAATTAGGAAGGCGACAAGCGGCAAAGTGGAAGAGGGCAGTGTGGGAAGTGGCACTGGTATGAGCTGTTTTGAGTTCAAAGGGGGGATCGGCACCTCATCAAGAGTTATTTTAGATCAATATACTATCGGAACCCTTGTAATGACCAATTTTGGTAAACGTAGAGATTTCCTATTAAATGGCGCTTCTGTTGGAGAACAACTTCTAGAATATATGCCAAAGAGTCATGTTCCTGAGGGGTCTATTATCATTGTTATCGGAACCAATGCACCATTGCTGCCTCATCAACTAGGTAGGCTGGCCAAAAGAGCGGCATTAGGACTGGGGAAAGTAGGTTCTAAGGCTTACCATGGAAGCGGAGAAATATCTCTTGCTTTCTCAACGGGGAATCATTTGAAAAGGGGGGAGGATTCAGAAGTATTAAACCTAATAATGTTAAATGATCAGTTCCTAAATGACCTGTTTGAGGCCGCGATTGATTGTGTAGAAGAATCTATATTAAATGCCATTTTCAAAGCAAAAACGGTTAGTGGCAGAAACGGAAATACCCTTTACGAAATACCAATTGCTAAAATCATGAAAACTTTTGCTACTCGGTGA
- a CDS encoding IclR family transcriptional regulator: protein MKTKLKYDKGVSEIDKEKSQNIRVLERAFDIIEAFSLDDSELTLTEISAKTSLSLATIHRFIQTMLARGYIEQDPISSKYKLSKQFVRLGGIVVRGLDLVQTAMPYLQELSNKTAQNCNLSVYDQGKVLCLINIESFKSYFMGIKVGQSLPVYGGALSKVILAHLPTGLISTLISDDLPSFTPQTISHRDLLLKELEKIRQQGYAESRGELTIGEAAIAAPIYDYLNEVVAGISISGPEHHYVEEKQIDFRNQLLQTATLISRQLGAVNMRSVGAEER, encoded by the coding sequence ATGAAAACAAAGTTGAAATATGATAAGGGGGTGTCAGAAATAGACAAAGAAAAAAGTCAAAATATCCGTGTCTTAGAAAGGGCATTCGACATAATTGAAGCATTTTCTTTAGATGATTCGGAATTAACGCTTACTGAAATTTCGGCAAAAACTTCACTTTCTTTAGCCACGATTCATCGATTTATTCAAACGATGTTGGCGAGAGGCTATATTGAGCAAGATCCAATATCTAGTAAGTACAAACTAAGTAAGCAATTTGTCAGACTAGGTGGAATAGTCGTGAGAGGCCTAGATCTGGTTCAAACTGCAATGCCCTACCTTCAAGAACTATCCAATAAAACCGCACAGAATTGTAACCTCAGTGTGTACGATCAAGGGAAGGTCTTATGTCTAATCAATATTGAATCCTTTAAAAGCTATTTTATGGGGATTAAAGTAGGACAGAGTCTCCCTGTATATGGAGGGGCTTTATCAAAAGTCATCTTAGCTCATCTTCCAACAGGTTTAATATCTACCCTCATCTCAGATGATTTACCATCTTTTACACCACAAACGATATCTCACAGAGACCTATTATTAAAAGAACTTGAAAAAATTCGACAACAAGGCTATGCCGAATCTAGGGGAGAACTAACCATCGGGGAAGCAGCAATAGCCGCACCTATCTACGATTATTTAAACGAGGTCGTTGCTGGAATCTCTATTTCTGGTCCTGAACATCATTATGTAGAAGAAAAACAAATTGATTTCCGTAACCAGCTTTTACAGACGGCTACACTCATATCCAGACAATTAGGTGCCGTTAACATGAGGTCAGTAGGTGCTGAAGAGCGATGA
- a CDS encoding LD-carboxypeptidase, producing MKKIKPARLKKGDTIGIVAPASPLYNKSDLIRGIKTLEEWGFEVILGDHVNARYEYLAGTDEQRGQDLNSMFKNDRVDAIFVTQGGYGSARMLRYIDFDAIKQNPKIFIGYSDITAIHLAIQKLTGLVSFHGPGMAGFNPEELTEYRKNQLFKALLSDQPIGDIELADKKKWINIIHQGEARGEMVGGNLTLICSSLGTPYEIETEGKILFFEELDTEPWVMDHMLSHLLNAGKLQKVAGIVIGECKDCEPFKHNPGFPVTFSLEDILEEYIKPLGIPAIYGLPLGHTKDLATIPLGVQGFLDATNGKLIIEECGTRS from the coding sequence ATGAAAAAAATAAAACCTGCCAGATTAAAAAAAGGGGATACCATTGGAATTGTTGCCCCTGCAAGTCCTTTATACAATAAAAGTGATCTTATTCGAGGCATAAAAACACTTGAGGAATGGGGCTTTGAAGTAATACTTGGAGACCATGTAAATGCGAGATATGAATACCTAGCAGGCACGGATGAACAACGGGGACAGGATCTGAACTCAATGTTTAAAAATGATCGCGTTGATGCAATTTTCGTCACTCAAGGGGGCTATGGGTCAGCGAGGATGCTGCGATACATAGATTTTGATGCTATTAAACAAAATCCCAAAATCTTTATAGGCTACAGTGATATTACAGCCATTCATCTTGCGATACAGAAGCTGACTGGTTTGGTATCCTTTCACGGGCCTGGAATGGCGGGATTTAATCCTGAGGAGTTAACAGAATATAGAAAGAATCAGCTCTTTAAAGCATTACTATCTGACCAGCCAATAGGTGATATTGAGCTCGCTGATAAGAAAAAATGGATTAACATCATTCACCAAGGGGAAGCAAGAGGCGAGATGGTAGGTGGAAATCTTACTTTAATCTGTTCCTCTTTAGGTACGCCATACGAAATTGAAACTGAAGGGAAAATTCTATTTTTTGAAGAGCTAGATACTGAACCATGGGTTATGGATCATATGCTTTCACATTTATTAAATGCAGGAAAACTGCAGAAAGTTGCAGGGATAGTCATTGGTGAATGTAAAGATTGTGAACCATTTAAGCACAACCCAGGTTTCCCCGTAACCTTCAGTTTAGAAGATATTTTAGAAGAGTATATAAAGCCATTAGGAATCCCAGCAATATATGGCTTGCCACTGGGACATACAAAGGATTTGGCCACCATTCCATTAGGGGTACAAGGCTTTTTAGATGCAACAAATGGAAAACTAATTATAGAGGAATGCGGAACGCGTTCGTAG
- a CDS encoding ABC transporter substrate-binding protein, protein MKKKLSLLFIVSIVFVMLCAPLASMNVKAASPSSLRVGWTKEPDSLSPFISNRVSTFELHLLIYDTLVAFDNNLKPVGRLAESWKVSDDNLTWTFKLKKGVKWHDGKPFTSKDVKFSYETILKSEMGMYSDFLKGISSIKTPDDYTVVIKTDKPKANMLYITTPIIPKHIWEKVKFKDLETWPNKKPIGTGPFKFVEWKKGEYVKLEANKDYFMGAPKFDELIYPLYANNDTMVQSLKVGEIDAAININSNQVKLLESEKNIKVVSIPTNSFTNIGINTWKDKASKGNPLLLNNSIKQAMEYAIDKQKIIDVAFSGQGKPGTTIVPSFLSDWHFQLSPEKARAFDLNKAKSILDEAGFLDKNGDGVREDQSGKPLEFRFYLRSDSPEEVKAGQMVHSMLKDAGIETKVETLDDGVLGDRIYDNGDYDLFIWGWTTDIDPTTILSIVSTDQIGNLSETYYSNPKYDELLAKQETTLDFKERQGMVYQMQDLLAEDLPYIILMEENAMQAVRTDKWKGWTPVKGAYFMAANNYNYLHVEPTNGTANNTNTKESSNTWLIYGGVALVLIVGVIVIFARRKKGIDQFDEM, encoded by the coding sequence ATGAAAAAGAAGTTATCGCTTTTATTTATTGTTTCTATTGTTTTCGTTATGTTATGTGCACCTCTTGCAAGTATGAATGTAAAAGCGGCTAGTCCCTCTTCATTAAGAGTCGGTTGGACGAAAGAACCGGATAGCTTGAGTCCGTTTATTTCGAATCGAGTTTCTACTTTTGAATTGCACTTATTAATCTATGATACTCTAGTTGCTTTCGATAATAATTTAAAGCCAGTAGGAAGATTAGCAGAAAGCTGGAAAGTTAGTGACGATAATTTAACGTGGACATTTAAATTAAAGAAAGGCGTCAAGTGGCATGACGGCAAACCATTTACCTCAAAAGACGTCAAGTTTTCTTATGAAACGATTTTAAAATCGGAAATGGGAATGTACTCTGATTTCTTGAAAGGTATATCTAGTATTAAAACGCCTGATGATTACACAGTAGTTATAAAAACAGACAAACCAAAAGCAAATATGCTTTATATTACAACTCCAATCATACCAAAGCATATTTGGGAGAAAGTGAAATTTAAAGATTTAGAAACTTGGCCGAACAAGAAACCAATTGGAACAGGTCCTTTTAAATTTGTTGAATGGAAAAAAGGAGAATATGTAAAGTTAGAGGCGAATAAGGACTACTTCATGGGCGCACCGAAGTTCGATGAGTTAATCTATCCTCTTTACGCAAACAACGATACAATGGTTCAATCCCTAAAAGTTGGTGAGATTGATGCAGCGATTAATATTAACTCCAATCAAGTAAAATTACTAGAGTCAGAGAAGAACATCAAGGTTGTATCAATTCCAACAAACAGCTTTACCAATATTGGTATTAATACGTGGAAGGATAAGGCGTCAAAGGGAAATCCGTTATTATTAAACAATTCTATTAAACAGGCAATGGAATATGCGATTGATAAGCAAAAAATCATTGATGTGGCGTTTTCGGGTCAAGGGAAACCAGGAACAACGATTGTCCCTTCGTTTTTAAGCGACTGGCATTTTCAGTTGAGTCCAGAAAAGGCGAGGGCATTCGATCTTAATAAAGCTAAATCCATTTTAGATGAAGCTGGCTTTCTAGATAAAAATGGTGATGGAGTACGTGAAGATCAAAGTGGCAAACCTTTAGAGTTTCGTTTTTATTTACGAAGTGATTCTCCAGAAGAAGTAAAAGCAGGTCAAATGGTTCATTCCATGTTAAAGGATGCTGGAATTGAGACAAAAGTAGAGACGCTTGATGATGGTGTACTAGGTGACCGCATTTATGACAATGGAGATTATGATTTATTCATATGGGGATGGACCACAGATATAGACCCAACGACAATCTTAAGTATTGTAAGTACCGACCAAATTGGAAATCTTAGTGAAACCTACTACTCTAATCCTAAGTATGATGAGTTATTAGCTAAGCAAGAAACGACACTTGATTTTAAGGAACGTCAAGGTATGGTGTATCAGATGCAGGATTTACTTGCTGAAGATCTTCCTTATATCATCCTTATGGAAGAAAATGCTATGCAAGCCGTTCGGACAGATAAATGGAAGGGCTGGACTCCTGTTAAAGGCGCCTATTTTATGGCAGCGAATAACTATAATTATCTGCATGTAGAGCCAACAAATGGAACGGCGAATAATACAAATACTAAAGAAAGCAGTAACACTTGGCTGATATATGGTGGGGTGGCTCTCGTTTTAATTGTTGGTGTAATCGTTATTTTTGCAAGAAGAAAAAAGGGTATCGATCAGTTTGATGAGATGTAG
- a CDS encoding ABC transporter permease — MKLKYLIKKIANAIFTLFCVLIINYFLFRVMPGDPLAMMLRDPKASPESVEKMKHLFGLDQAWYVQFGLYVKQLLSGDLGMSFLFKQPVTELIAIKIVPTLLLVGVATLVSLIGGIFLGILAARKRGKKVDVMSLSFSLLTYSMPTFWVGVVLVALLSVHLTLFPTSGMTTAGLVFSSSMDAVVDVAHHLFLPALSLSLVLLGQYVLIMRNSLIDELTEDYVQTAKAKGFSEKYIVRKHAVPNAMLPMVTVISINLGFMIAGAIEIETVFSWPGIGRLMYEALLNRDYPLLQGIFLIISTCVIFANLIADVLYGYLDPRVKG; from the coding sequence ATGAAACTTAAATACTTGATAAAAAAGATAGCTAATGCGATATTCACCTTGTTTTGTGTACTTATCATCAACTATTTTTTGTTTCGGGTTATGCCGGGTGATCCTCTAGCCATGATGCTGCGTGATCCAAAGGCATCCCCTGAATCCGTAGAAAAAATGAAGCATCTTTTTGGGTTGGATCAGGCTTGGTACGTGCAGTTTGGCTTATATGTGAAACAGCTTTTATCTGGTGACCTAGGCATGTCCTTTTTATTTAAACAACCGGTAACAGAACTCATTGCCATTAAAATTGTGCCTACGCTTCTTTTAGTAGGTGTTGCTACCTTAGTCTCCCTAATTGGCGGTATCTTTTTAGGGATTCTTGCTGCAAGAAAAAGAGGAAAGAAAGTGGATGTTATGTCACTCTCATTCTCCTTATTAACCTACTCCATGCCAACCTTTTGGGTTGGTGTGGTGTTGGTTGCACTATTGAGTGTTCATTTAACACTTTTTCCTACCTCAGGCATGACAACGGCTGGTTTGGTCTTTTCAAGTTCTATGGATGCGGTGGTTGATGTTGCACACCATTTATTTCTTCCGGCGTTATCACTTAGCTTGGTCTTATTAGGACAATATGTACTGATAATGAGAAATTCACTTATCGACGAACTAACAGAAGATTATGTCCAAACTGCAAAAGCGAAGGGATTTTCTGAAAAATATATTGTACGTAAGCACGCTGTACCTAATGCTATGTTACCGATGGTTACTGTCATATCAATCAATCTTGGATTTATGATTGCAGGTGCGATTGAAATTGAAACGGTTTTTTCTTGGCCAGGTATAGGCCGGTTGATGTATGAAGCCCTTTTAAATCGTGATTATCCGCTTTTGCAAGGAATTTTCCTTATTATTAGTACATGCGTTATTTTTGCCAACTTAATCGCTGACGTACTTTACGGGTATTTAGACCCTAGAGTAAAAGGATAG